In Rhinoderma darwinii isolate aRhiDar2 chromosome 12 unlocalized genomic scaffold, aRhiDar2.hap1 SUPER_12_unloc_9, whole genome shotgun sequence, a single window of DNA contains:
- the LOC142698209 gene encoding protein kinase C delta type-like, producing MTLRLRSVLPIRFYTAEMICGLQFLHGHNIVHRDLKPENIMLDADGHVRIIDLGLAQDGVTASNKIRGVSGTLHYMAPEVLLRKKYGSAVDWWSLGIVVSRMAAGRSPFYNGPVRQMAIKAITTAKPKFPTWLNPDVKHLTKRLVRKNSKRRLGVCGNIREHPFFSTIGWEELQERRAQPPFTPFVPVLENQHLKWPENNKALHPLAGFSFMSPSWTR from the exons atgacattgagactccgctctgttctccccatcagattctacacagcagagatgatatgtggcctccagttcctccatggacacaacatcgtccaccg agatctaaagccggagaatataatgttggatgcagatggccacgtccgtatcatcgacctgggattggcccaagatggcgtcaccgcctccaataagatccgtggagtgtcgggaacgttgcattacatggcccccgaggtgcttcttagaaaaaaatacggctccgcagttgactggtggagcctggggattgtggtgtccaggatggcagcaggacgctccccattttacaacggccccgtcaggcaaatggctatcaaagccatcaccaccgcgaagcctaaatttccaacttggcttaatcctgacgtgaaacatctgaccaagagactggtccgtaaaaattctaagaggcgcctcggtgtgtgcgggaacatcagagagcatccattcttctccaccatcggctgggaggaactgcaggagaggagggcacagccaccatttacaccatttgtgcccgttctggagaaccaacatctgaagtggccagagaataacaaagcccttcaccccttggccgggttcagcttcatgtcaccaagctggacccgataa